In Paenibacillus algicola, a genomic segment contains:
- a CDS encoding DUF441 domain-containing protein — MDMTALILLGLAALGIMSSNTSITIAMIVLLLLRVSGLQQAFPWLEKHGLTLGIIILTIGVMTPLASGKISLDTILQSFLSWKSLLAIGIGMLVAYLGGRGAHLMGTQPTIVAGLLIGTVLGVALFRGVPVGPLIAAGLLSLFLGKS; from the coding sequence ATGGACATGACCGCTTTAATTTTGCTGGGACTGGCGGCGCTCGGGATTATGAGCAGCAATACCTCCATCACGATCGCTATGATTGTGCTGCTGCTGCTTCGGGTAAGCGGCCTGCAGCAGGCCTTTCCCTGGCTGGAGAAGCATGGCTTGACACTCGGAATCATCATTCTCACGATTGGCGTCATGACTCCGTTAGCCAGCGGGAAGATCAGCCTGGACACCATCCTCCAATCCTTTCTGAGCTGGAAATCACTGCTTGCCATCGGCATTGGTATGCTCGTTGCTTATTTGGGCGGGCGCGGAGCCCATCTGATGGGGACGCAGCCCACGATTGTTGCCGGTCTTCTGATCGGTACCGTTCTGGGAGTTGCGCTGTTCCGCGGAGTTCCGGTAGGTCCTCTCATTGCGGCCGGCCTGCTATCGCTGTTTCTCGGTAAATCCTGA
- a CDS encoding S-layer homology domain-containing protein: MKKSTKMISALLMSSALVGSMSASAFAFSDVEDSSQLAIVKDLQRAGVINGISEDRFAPNQSLTAAQAVQMIVNATELQVFPNFSGQSFSSVPDGAWFSEAVNIAAMHGLPVTNEMVWNKPINRETFAGLLHAAVQSTGDYPIIAIHIEVADEEKISEEFRGAVQFLLITNMADLNDKDEFQPKETLTRMEAAQMVHAARDFLNGFPNEKPPVEIPPVEGGDQVSSDVIRVDENVNKVVITKSDMPHPGYGLMVSSIEFVSDWEAVVYYSVTPPDPDKMYLQVISEATAEAYVPAPYKVTVKEAPSSP; encoded by the coding sequence ATGAAAAAATCAACCAAGATGATCTCAGCGTTACTTATGTCATCCGCTCTGGTGGGCAGTATGTCAGCTTCTGCGTTTGCTTTTTCCGATGTGGAGGATAGCAGCCAGCTCGCCATCGTGAAGGATCTGCAGCGCGCCGGAGTGATTAATGGGATTTCAGAGGACCGATTTGCTCCGAACCAGTCTCTTACGGCCGCACAAGCGGTGCAAATGATCGTGAATGCGACAGAGCTTCAGGTATTTCCGAATTTCAGCGGTCAATCGTTCAGCTCAGTGCCGGACGGTGCCTGGTTCAGTGAAGCAGTGAACATTGCAGCGATGCACGGGCTGCCGGTCACGAACGAGATGGTGTGGAATAAGCCAATCAACCGGGAGACCTTTGCCGGATTGCTGCATGCCGCTGTACAGTCTACCGGTGATTATCCGATTATCGCGATCCATATAGAGGTTGCCGATGAGGAAAAGATCTCCGAGGAATTCCGGGGCGCGGTGCAATTTCTGCTCATTACGAACATGGCCGATTTGAATGACAAGGATGAGTTTCAGCCGAAGGAAACCTTAACGCGTATGGAAGCCGCCCAAATGGTGCATGCTGCAAGGGACTTTCTGAACGGCTTTCCGAATGAGAAGCCGCCTGTTGAAATTCCGCCTGTTGAGGGAGGAGATCAGGTCTCCAGCGATGTAATCAGGGTGGACGAGAATGTGAACAAGGTAGTCATTACGAAAAGCGATATGCCGCATCCTGGCTACGGCCTCATGGTATCCTCTATAGAGTTCGTAAGTGATTGGGAAGCGGTGGTGTATTACTCGGTCACTCCGCCGGATCCAGACAAAATGTATCTTCAGGTGATTTCAGAAGCGACGGCGGAAGCCTACGTTCCTGCACCGTATAAGGTTACCGTGAAAGAAGCACCGTCTTCACCGTAG
- a CDS encoding ABC transporter ATP-binding protein, with the protein MFAVLKNLGWFFQLEKKRYLVGLFFLIVCGGLELLPPLLLGNAIDDIVTGSISWGGLTQYLLLILGLVAVIYLCTYVWMHRIFGGANLVERLLRTRYMNHLLGMMPPFFEKNRTGDLMAKATNDLRSVAATAGFGMLVMTDSTFFLVVILFAMGFLVSWKLTLAAILPLPLIAVGMVIYGRAIHKRYTAAQDAFGVMNDQVLESVAGVRVIRAYVQEREDQQKFQDITDDVYRKNLAVAKVDALFEPTINFSIGLSYVIGLSYGVYMVFQNEITLGSLVSFNMYLGMMIWPMFAIGELINIMQRGNASLDRVNSTLSVPPDVPEPEQPVHVRTPDSVVFDHLSFRYPSSGEDNLKDISLTLKRGQTLGVVGRTGSGKSTLLKQLLHEYPAGTGRLLFAGVPVENLSKEQLHAWIGYVPQEQILFSKTVRQNIQFGKKDADDETIMEAIRTAAFDQDLHTLSDGLDTLVGEKGVALSGGQKQRVSLARAFIADPEILILDDALSAVDARTEAKIIEHIRTQRSGKTTLISTHRLSAIQHADWIVVLEDGAITEEGTHEMLLAANGWYREQYERQQLENHLSS; encoded by the coding sequence ATGTTTGCCGTTTTAAAAAATTTAGGCTGGTTTTTTCAGCTGGAGAAGAAACGATATCTCGTCGGATTGTTTTTCCTCATTGTGTGCGGAGGCCTGGAGCTCCTGCCGCCTCTACTGCTCGGTAATGCCATTGATGACATTGTAACAGGCTCCATTTCCTGGGGAGGGCTGACTCAATATCTGCTGCTTATTCTCGGTCTTGTTGCCGTCATTTATCTCTGTACATATGTGTGGATGCACCGCATCTTTGGCGGAGCGAATCTGGTGGAGCGCCTGCTGCGCACCCGCTATATGAATCATTTGCTGGGCATGATGCCCCCCTTTTTCGAGAAGAACCGGACCGGGGATCTTATGGCCAAGGCCACGAATGATTTGCGCTCTGTCGCTGCTACAGCGGGCTTTGGCATGCTCGTCATGACCGACTCCACCTTCTTCCTGGTCGTCATCCTGTTTGCGATGGGCTTTCTGGTCAGCTGGAAGTTAACGTTAGCTGCCATTCTGCCGCTTCCTTTGATTGCCGTCGGTATGGTTATCTATGGCAGAGCTATACACAAGCGCTACACTGCCGCCCAGGATGCCTTCGGCGTGATGAATGATCAGGTGCTGGAGTCGGTTGCCGGCGTCCGCGTGATCCGGGCCTATGTGCAGGAGCGTGAGGATCAGCAGAAATTTCAGGACATTACGGATGATGTTTACCGTAAGAATCTGGCGGTAGCCAAGGTCGATGCCTTGTTCGAGCCAACGATTAACTTCTCCATTGGACTCAGCTATGTGATCGGTCTATCCTACGGGGTTTATATGGTTTTCCAGAACGAGATCACGCTGGGCAGCCTGGTATCCTTCAACATGTATCTGGGCATGATGATCTGGCCCATGTTCGCCATCGGAGAGCTCATTAACATTATGCAGCGGGGGAACGCCTCCCTGGACCGTGTGAACAGCACATTGTCTGTTCCGCCAGACGTGCCCGAGCCGGAGCAGCCTGTGCATGTCCGCACACCGGATAGCGTCGTCTTTGACCACCTCAGCTTCCGCTATCCTTCTTCTGGCGAGGATAACTTGAAGGACATCTCGCTGACCCTGAAACGTGGGCAGACCCTTGGCGTTGTCGGCCGGACCGGCAGTGGTAAATCCACCCTGCTCAAGCAGCTGCTGCATGAGTATCCTGCTGGCACGGGAAGGCTGCTGTTTGCCGGCGTACCGGTAGAGAATCTGTCCAAGGAGCAGCTGCATGCCTGGATCGGCTATGTCCCGCAGGAGCAGATCTTGTTCTCCAAGACCGTGAGACAGAACATTCAATTTGGCAAAAAAGATGCCGATGACGAAACCATTATGGAAGCCATCCGAACGGCAGCATTCGATCAGGATCTGCACACCTTATCCGACGGGCTGGATACGCTTGTCGGCGAGAAAGGAGTCGCGCTGTCCGGCGGTCAGAAGCAGCGCGTGTCTCTGGCCAGAGCTTTTATCGCAGACCCGGAGATCCTCATTCTGGACGATGCCTTATCCGCCGTTGATGCCCGCACGGAAGCCAAAATCATTGAACATATCCGGACCCAGCGTTCCGGCAAAACCACTCTCATCTCCACACATCGCCTCTCTGCGATCCAACATGCAGACTGGATTGTTGTACTGGAGGACGGAGCCATTACCGAAGAGGGTACGCATGAAATGCTGCTTGCAGCCAATGGCTGGTACCGGGAGCAATATGAACGGCAGCAGCTCGAAAATCATCTTTCATCCTAG
- a CDS encoding ABC transporter ATP-binding protein, with protein MSGNQSQSIPNTTGIARRLFRYALTAKATFIAALLMLAIGVAAELAGPFIAKTMIDEHVLGIEQPYYETDSPEGAALYQGTYYKRADRLSAEENSGAEVRLLQSGTSFYFINEPVERAEGSRSFQDGIMSITYGDSTQSYPAVKLSTSELFSFYKPELPGVYKLVGLFMIAIFISMLAVFTRTFWMQSAANRVIQKLRTDVYAHIQRLPVHYFDNLPAGKVVSRVTNDTEAVKDLFVAVLSNFASGIVYITGVYIALFLLDVRLGLISLFIIPMLLIWIVLYRKFATRYNVVIRSRLSEINAIINESIQGMPIIRVFRRQKATREEFEELNRDYMAHQNKMLNLNSLTTHNLVNVLRNIALVVILWYFGSASLSSTGIISIGVLYAFVDLMGRMFQPITGMVNQLAALDSSIVSAKRAFELMDEPGEAVTDGSMPRYQGDVEFKDVSFAYKKDYVLKNISFQAAKGQTVALVGHTGSGKSSIINLLFRFYDPQKGSITIDGKPVTEIPKQWLRQHMGIVLQDPYLFTGTIASNVSLGDPRISREQVDQALRAVGADRLLSHLPLGFDEPVIEKGSTLSAGQRQLISFARALAFDPAILILDEATANIDTETEAIIQQALEVLKQGRTTFIIAHRLSTIRNADQILVLHRGEIVEQGSHDKLMAQGGKYFNMYQLQQGSTEAAGGSIQREREALPVPAIMKKAAVKL; from the coding sequence TTGAGCGGAAACCAATCTCAATCCATACCCAATACGACCGGAATAGCCAGACGGCTCTTCCGTTACGCGTTGACAGCCAAGGCAACGTTTATCGCAGCGCTTCTCATGCTCGCAATCGGTGTCGCCGCCGAGCTGGCCGGACCGTTCATCGCCAAGACGATGATCGACGAGCACGTGCTCGGCATCGAACAGCCCTATTACGAAACCGACTCCCCGGAAGGAGCCGCACTATATCAAGGCACTTACTATAAAAGAGCAGACCGATTAAGCGCCGAAGAAAACAGCGGTGCAGAGGTACGGCTGCTGCAGAGCGGAACGAGCTTTTATTTCATTAACGAGCCTGTAGAACGTGCCGAAGGCAGCCGCTCTTTTCAGGACGGAATCATGAGCATTACGTACGGCGATTCCACACAAAGCTATCCTGCCGTCAAGCTGAGCACAAGCGAGCTGTTCAGCTTTTACAAGCCGGAGCTGCCCGGCGTTTACAAGCTGGTCGGACTGTTTATGATTGCCATATTCATTTCCATGCTGGCCGTCTTTACTCGTACCTTCTGGATGCAGTCGGCAGCCAACCGTGTCATTCAGAAGCTGCGCACTGACGTTTATGCCCATATTCAGCGCCTGCCTGTCCATTATTTCGACAATCTGCCGGCCGGCAAGGTCGTATCCCGCGTTACCAATGACACTGAAGCCGTGAAGGATCTGTTCGTTGCCGTGCTGTCTAACTTTGCATCCGGCATCGTCTACATTACCGGTGTGTACATTGCCTTGTTCCTGCTGGATGTGCGTCTTGGCTTGATCAGCCTGTTTATTATTCCGATGCTTCTCATCTGGATTGTCCTTTACCGGAAATTTGCCACCCGTTACAATGTGGTAATTCGCTCGCGCTTAAGTGAAATTAATGCCATCATTAATGAATCCATCCAAGGCATGCCGATCATTCGGGTCTTCCGCCGCCAGAAAGCGACCCGCGAGGAATTTGAGGAGCTCAACCGCGATTATATGGCTCATCAGAATAAAATGCTGAATCTGAACTCCTTGACGACGCACAATCTGGTTAACGTCTTACGAAACATCGCGCTCGTCGTCATCTTGTGGTATTTCGGGTCTGCGTCCTTGTCGTCAACGGGAATCATTTCGATTGGGGTGCTGTACGCCTTCGTCGATCTGATGGGCCGGATGTTCCAGCCGATTACCGGAATGGTCAACCAGCTTGCTGCACTGGACTCCTCCATCGTATCTGCCAAAAGAGCCTTCGAGCTCATGGATGAGCCCGGCGAAGCCGTGACGGATGGCTCCATGCCAAGATATCAGGGAGATGTTGAATTCAAAGATGTCTCCTTTGCCTACAAAAAGGATTACGTGCTGAAGAATATTTCCTTCCAGGCAGCCAAGGGCCAAACCGTGGCGCTCGTCGGTCATACCGGCTCCGGCAAAAGCTCGATTATTAACCTGTTGTTCCGATTTTATGATCCGCAAAAGGGCAGCATTACGATTGATGGAAAGCCGGTCACGGAAATTCCGAAGCAGTGGCTCCGCCAGCATATGGGCATTGTCCTGCAGGACCCTTATCTCTTTACAGGCACTATTGCCAGCAATGTTAGTCTCGGTGATCCGCGGATTAGCCGGGAACAGGTGGATCAGGCGTTAAGGGCGGTCGGTGCCGACCGGCTGCTGAGCCATCTCCCGCTCGGATTTGACGAACCCGTCATCGAAAAAGGGAGTACGCTCTCTGCCGGTCAACGCCAGCTCATTTCATTCGCCCGCGCTCTCGCCTTCGATCCGGCGATCCTGATTCTGGATGAAGCCACAGCCAACATTGATACCGAAACCGAGGCGATCATTCAGCAGGCGCTGGAGGTGCTGAAGCAGGGCCGAACTACCTTTATCATTGCCCATCGCCTCTCGACCATTCGAAATGCAGACCAGATCCTCGTTCTGCATCGCGGTGAAATTGTGGAGCAGGGCTCCCATGATAAGCTGATGGCACAGGGCGGCAAATACTTTAACATGTATCAGCTGCAGCAAGGCTCAACGGAGGCTGCGGGCGGCAGCATTCAGCGTGAGCGTGAAGCTCTACCTGTACCGGCCATCATGAAAAAAGCAGCCGTGAAGCTATAA
- a CDS encoding ABC transporter ATP-binding protein, whose protein sequence is MKAWKIYYPFVKPYIKWIVFTLFIGMIKFTIPLLLPLIMKYVVDDLLTNSDMTPQQKIEQLMLILAGTLVLFIVVRGPVEYVRQYFAQYITSRILFDMRNRLYAHLQKLSLRYYQNTKVGEAISRFINDVEQSKNLVEVGMMNIWLDMFTLTFVLIVMFFMNPVLTLVSIAVLPLYAIAVNLLYKRLKKLTKDRSQALAGIQAYLHERIQGISVIRSFTLERYDQRKFEGINGNFLKKAMAQTRMNALTFSIINTLTDIAPILVIGYGGYRVIQGDLTLGTFVAFFGYLDRLYAPLRRLINSSTVLTQATASLERVKELMDEPYDIVDQPHAKTLRTAGDIQFDRVCFKYSTGTDWVLKDINLHIKQGQTVAFVGMSGGGKSSLIGLIPRFYDVQEGRVLVSGQDIRTVSLESLRSSIGMVLQDNFLFSGSVRENIMLGNPEADEESVMAAAQAANAHEFIMSLPLGYDTEVGERGVKLSGGQKQRLAIARVFLKDPDILVLDEATSALDLESEHLIQQALQSLSSNRTTLIVAHRLSTITHADQIVVLENGQITEQGTHSELMEREGSYARLYNVQHFDTVS, encoded by the coding sequence TTGAAAGCCTGGAAAATTTATTATCCCTTTGTAAAGCCTTATATCAAGTGGATTGTATTTACTTTGTTCATTGGCATGATCAAATTTACGATTCCGCTTCTGCTTCCCCTCATCATGAAGTATGTGGTGGATGACCTGCTCACCAATTCTGATATGACGCCGCAGCAAAAGATAGAGCAGCTTATGCTCATCCTGGCAGGTACACTCGTGCTGTTTATCGTCGTACGGGGACCCGTTGAATATGTAAGGCAGTATTTTGCTCAGTATATTACAAGCCGCATCCTGTTCGATATGCGTAATCGACTGTATGCCCATTTGCAGAAGCTGTCGCTGCGTTATTACCAGAATACCAAGGTCGGCGAGGCTATTTCCCGGTTCATTAATGATGTTGAGCAATCCAAGAACCTGGTTGAGGTCGGCATGATGAACATCTGGCTGGACATGTTTACACTGACGTTCGTGTTAATCGTGATGTTCTTTATGAACCCGGTGCTGACTCTCGTCTCCATTGCCGTGCTTCCACTGTATGCCATTGCAGTAAACCTGCTCTACAAGCGCTTGAAAAAGCTGACGAAAGACCGCTCGCAGGCACTCGCGGGCATCCAGGCGTACCTGCATGAACGTATTCAGGGGATCTCGGTCATTCGCAGCTTTACTTTGGAGCGTTATGACCAGCGCAAGTTCGAAGGCATCAACGGCAATTTTCTGAAAAAAGCAATGGCGCAGACGCGCATGAACGCCCTTACCTTCTCCATTATTAATACGTTAACCGACATCGCCCCGATCCTCGTCATCGGCTATGGCGGATACCGGGTTATTCAGGGAGATCTGACGCTCGGTACATTCGTCGCGTTCTTCGGTTATTTGGACCGTCTCTATGCACCGCTGCGCCGATTGATAAATTCCTCCACCGTGCTGACACAGGCTACCGCTTCTCTGGAACGGGTCAAGGAGCTGATGGACGAGCCTTACGATATTGTGGATCAGCCTCATGCGAAGACGCTTCGTACAGCCGGAGATATCCAGTTTGACCGGGTGTGCTTTAAATACAGCACCGGCACGGACTGGGTGCTGAAGGATATTAACCTGCACATTAAGCAGGGACAAACCGTTGCATTTGTCGGAATGAGCGGAGGCGGGAAGTCGTCGCTCATCGGGCTCATTCCCAGATTTTATGATGTACAGGAAGGCAGGGTGCTCGTCAGCGGGCAGGATATTCGGACGGTATCCCTGGAAAGCCTTCGAAGCTCGATCGGGATGGTGCTGCAGGATAATTTCCTGTTCAGCGGCTCGGTGCGGGAGAATATTATGCTTGGGAACCCGGAAGCCGATGAAGAGTCTGTCATGGCTGCTGCACAGGCTGCAAACGCCCATGAGTTCATCATGAGCCTGCCTTTAGGGTATGACACCGAGGTGGGAGAGCGGGGCGTCAAGCTGTCCGGCGGACAAAAGCAGCGGCTGGCGATCGCTCGGGTGTTTCTGAAGGATCCCGATATTCTGGTGCTGGATGAAGCGACCTCGGCGCTGGACCTGGAATCCGAGCATCTGATCCAGCAGGCACTGCAATCTCTGTCCAGTAACAGAACGACGCTGATCGTCGCTCACCGTCTGTCTACCATTACGCATGCCGATCAAATCGTCGTACTGGAGAACGGTCAAATTACAGAGCAGGGTACCCATTCCGAGCTCATGGAGCGCGAAGGCAGCTATGCCCGATTATATAATGTGCAGCATTTCGATACTGTAAGCTGA
- a CDS encoding HesB/YadR/YfhF family protein, translating into MRIQVSQEAASWFIRELELQAGAKVRFFPRYSASGGLHPGFTLGLAIEEPQHSGIDAKVNDVTFYMEERDLWYLRGFDLEVKYEESQEDISYTYTEEGAGH; encoded by the coding sequence ATGAGGATCCAAGTCAGTCAAGAAGCCGCTTCCTGGTTTATTCGAGAGCTGGAGCTGCAGGCCGGAGCCAAGGTCCGATTCTTTCCGCGTTATAGTGCAAGCGGAGGGCTGCATCCCGGCTTTACATTGGGACTGGCTATAGAGGAGCCGCAGCATTCGGGCATCGACGCCAAAGTGAATGATGTTACGTTTTATATGGAAGAGCGGGACCTTTGGTACCTCCGCGGCTTTGACCTTGAGGTCAAATATGAGGAATCACAGGAGGACATTTCGTATACGTATACAGAAGAAGGCGCGGGGCATTAG
- a CDS encoding ADP-heptose synthase: protein MSTIFVTEAVMLAIYGQLLTPPRPVEYIIPYTTILELYELSSSDEPLMHTPADDQHVRTKINELIHYFEEPLNKKKIDKALQTPWAKSPSIPVGERTVVIVMNAIDHAPYGELFDPVETELLAAAARLSVPLLTDQYELIQRMISAEVPVQVFDIDDFDFALDDDAAQV from the coding sequence ATGAGCACGATATTTGTGACGGAAGCGGTGATGCTGGCCATTTACGGTCAGCTGTTGACCCCGCCCAGACCGGTAGAATATATCATACCCTATACCACCATTTTGGAGTTGTACGAGCTCAGCAGCAGCGATGAGCCTTTGATGCATACGCCTGCTGATGACCAGCATGTGCGCACCAAGATCAATGAACTGATTCATTATTTTGAGGAGCCCCTGAACAAGAAGAAAATAGACAAAGCGCTGCAGACGCCTTGGGCTAAGAGTCCATCCATCCCTGTCGGCGAAAGAACGGTCGTGATCGTCATGAATGCGATTGATCATGCACCCTACGGCGAATTGTTTGACCCGGTGGAAACCGAGCTGCTAGCCGCCGCTGCCCGGCTTTCTGTGCCGCTGCTTACCGATCAGTACGAGCTGATACAGCGCATGATCAGTGCCGAGGTGCCTGTACAGGTATTTGATATTGACGATTTTGACTTTGCCCTGGATGACGATGCTGCTCAGGTGTAA
- a CDS encoding NUDIX domain-containing protein, which translates to MSVYNRDIRQYIGRSVVFKIKAAVMARNEAGEVLLLKRPGRDVWGLPIGGIKPGESMEEAAARELWEESGHHAGELELLDLLSGRDYVKKHVNGDEEYYVIGVYAAHGLKSVIDLPEESDTSMKYFAGDALPVTDGLTTRILHKLLGQPDES; encoded by the coding sequence ATGAGCGTGTATAACCGAGATATTCGTCAATATATCGGCCGCAGTGTGGTGTTTAAGATCAAGGCAGCTGTCATGGCAAGGAATGAGGCTGGCGAGGTGTTGCTGCTGAAGAGGCCGGGGCGTGATGTGTGGGGCTTGCCGATCGGCGGGATTAAGCCGGGAGAGTCGATGGAAGAAGCGGCGGCCCGGGAGCTGTGGGAAGAGAGCGGACATCATGCCGGGGAACTGGAGCTGCTGGATCTGCTATCCGGACGGGATTATGTGAAGAAGCATGTCAATGGTGACGAGGAATATTACGTCATCGGGGTTTATGCTGCTCACGGGCTTAAGAGTGTCATCGATCTGCCGGAGGAAAGCGACACCTCGATGAAATATTTCGCGGGGGATGCGCTGCCCGTCACAGACGGCTTGACCACCCGTATTTTGCACAAGCTGTTAGGGCAGCCTGACGAAAGCTGA
- a CDS encoding four-helix bundle copper-binding protein, with product MSQELQYKDCIEACFEAVNASNVCYVSCLKEYDIAMLRECIELTRECSDICSFAADAMSRMSPFASDICSLTIQICEACAAECEKHPHQHCQDCAAACRRCVEVCREMCCVA from the coding sequence ATGAGTCAAGAATTACAGTATAAAGATTGTATTGAGGCTTGTTTTGAAGCCGTGAATGCCAGCAACGTCTGCTATGTTTCCTGCCTGAAGGAATATGATATTGCCATGCTGCGTGAATGTATTGAACTGACTCGGGAGTGTTCAGATATTTGTTCGTTTGCAGCGGATGCCATGAGCCGGATGAGCCCGTTTGCCTCGGACATTTGCAGCCTGACGATCCAGATTTGTGAAGCCTGCGCTGCAGAGTGTGAGAAGCATCCGCATCAGCATTGCCAGGACTGTGCAGCCGCTTGCCGTCGCTGCGTGGAGGTATGCCGCGAGATGTGCTGTGTCGCCTAA